The stretch of DNA GGTATAACGTTTTAATTTCCATCCTTCTAAATTAATTGAAACTGCATTGGAATTATATAACTCCACAAATCGAGCATTAGAATTATTGTTTGGATCTCCTATCTCTGAAATAAAAACACCTTCTGTAATCAACTCATCTTTATCAATTGGACCTACATAATTTGAAAAAACAGGTTCACTATTTTCTTTTCCATCATTTGCTATTACTTTTACTGATAAGTATTTTCCTACATCTTCAGAAACTATTTTATACCTATCTACTATCTCCTCAAAAATTATTTCAGTATTCTCTCCTACTTCATTGTTTCCTCTATACCATTGGTATGTAAATGTTAACGAATCTCCATCTTCATCCGAAGAGTTTTCTGTATTCGCATATAATGTCTGGTCTATTTTTATTTCTCCTTCAATCAAAACAGAAGCTATAGGAGGATGATTTGTAGGCTCTTCTTTTTCAGGTTCTCCCGGAGACATATCGTTTGTACTTACTGGCTTTTTGATAAGCCATTCATTTAAAAACCATTGTTCATTGGCTTGCTTAATGTTCTCTTTTCGAATAGCTTTCCCATCTGTATATTCCCAATCTTCACCTGTTCCATCATCTCCAATTACGCCATAAATATCAACTGTATTCTCTTCAAAAACCAATTCATAAACATCATCTCCATTACCTGTAACTTTAGTTGAAAACAATGTAGCCATTGGAGCATTAGGATAGGCTTCTATATAATCTATTTCATTATTAGCTATTACAAAATACGATTGTGGTTTCACTATTCCTGATAGTGTTATATTTTCTGGTTTTGTTTTTCCATTTTTATAAATATTTAATTTCCAATCAGATAAATCAACAGGTTTAGTACCTGCATTATATAACTCTACAAATCGAGCTCTCACATTATCTTTAGGGTCGGCTATTTCTGAAAATAGGAGGCTATAAATAGGTTTAGGTTCAATTTTAATATTAGTCAAGTTCAGTAATGTAGTCGGTCCTGGTTGATTTTCTCCATCAGAAGCATCACTTCTATATACAAATGCAATAACTGCTTTTTCTTTTATAAATGACAAATCGATTGGTTCTGATTTAATAAAATTAGGTGTATCAGCACCATCTGTATCAGATTGGCGAGGAATTTCTAATTCAATCCAAGATGCAATTTCGTAATTAGTTCCATTAAAATCATTTGAATAATAAATACTCAATACTTTTCCATTATCATACTGATCTTGCGTTTCAAATGTTAAGATTTCATTTTCCTGAAGATCAAAATCAAATCGAGGTGTTATTAAAAATACTGTGTTTTTTTCTTTTGTATTATAACCACTTATACGAATTGAAGCATCATCATAAGCGTCCCATTTTAAGGAACCTGTTATATCTTTTTGTATCAAATTTCCTTTAGATAAGCTTCCTCCAGCAAATAAATAGGGGAGCTCTTTATCAACCAATTTTGGTAATGGCTCTTTTTCTTCTTCAACTTTTTTCCCAATCACAATATCATCCAATTGCAAAGTTGTTGAAATAGAACTTTCACTTTGATACACAAAAGCAACTACACCTTTTCCATTAAAATCTCCTAAACTTATATTACCTGACCACTCAAATAGATTATCATAAACTCCTGCATTATTAATTAGCTTTGCTATGGCTTCTTGTCCAATTTCAGTCCATACATAATCTGTTGGACACTTTTTACCATCATAGTCATTCGAAAAATAAATATGCAATGGGTTTCCGTTTTGATAAGCATCGGCTAGCTTAAAAGAAAATACTTTTTCTGTCATTTGATCCATATTTAAAGTAGAGGAAATCAACCATGTTTTAATACTTATTGGAGTATTGTTCTCCCTAAAAGCACTTAAGCTCATAAAATAATTTCCATTTTGTCTTTCCAGCTCCCAATAACGTTCTGAGGATTCAATTCTTTGAACCCATCTTGTTGATTCATTCTCAAAATCTTCTACAAAAGGAATTTCTACTTCCATAATGGAAATTTCAGAGCATACAATGGGTACTATTTCTGGAGTATCATATTCATCCTCTTTCATACAAGTAATGAATAATATTACAAAGATGATCAAATTATACTTTTTCATTTGTTTATTTTTATATGTTAGATTTTAAAATTTATAAATGATATTAGCAAAAAAGGATATTCCTTGTTGGTACCAATAACGGTTTCCCCATTTAGGATTTTCTTGTTGGCTTTCTTTAAAAGCTTTATCATAAGACCCTAAATAGCCTTGTTCGAAACCTCCTGTTTTAATTTGAGTATTATTCAATACGTTATTTACATTTAAAGAGGCTAAAATTCCATTCTTCTGAATTCTCCATGATTTACCAATTGAAAAATTCATAAAAAATACACTTGAAAATCGTTCTTGACGTAATAACGCATCAATATTTGATTGAGTATTAGGTGGGGCTGAAACAATAAAAGATTCGCTATGTTTTCCAGGATTTAAACTTACATAGTTATGTGATAATACATTTCCATTTAAACTTAGCCACCAATAATGAGGTGAACGATACTCTAAGCCTACATTATAAGCTCTTTGTGGGGTTCCCGGGACTTTATAGCCATCATAATAGGCTTTTTTTAACAATTCATTCTCCAAAAGCACTCCGTCACGATAGGTTATCACACTAGGGTTATTGGTATAAGTAAATTGTCCTATTGATAATGCTCCTTTTGCTTTCAAGGTGGATGACATCGCATATTCTATTCCTAATTCGACACCTAGATGACGTGTATTCATATTATAAAGCGATTGATATAAAAACCCTGTTGCTTCTCCATCATCGTCCAAATAATAATTTTGAATAGAAGTTTGATCTTTCATTTCTGTCCAGTAAGTGGATAACTTTGTTTTTAATTTCTTTCCTTGGTGGATATAATTAAAATCTCCTGATACAATACGACTACTTTTAATGGATTCCGGAACAGTATTTAAATAGCGAATATTGACAAAAGCGTCATTTATATAAGGGGCTACCTTTTGATACAACGTATTGAGTCTAAAAAAGTGTTTTCCATTCATCTTATATAAAATACTGGCTTTTATACCAAAATCATCAAATGTATATTTCTTACTTCCTCCTAATGATTCATTTAGATTATACTCATTTTGATAGTTTCCTTTTCTCCAAAAAGTAGTTTTTGTATAATCAACTCCTAATTCATAATCAAATTGGTTATAGGAAAAACGCCACAAACCATATGTATTCATTTTATGTTGAAACAAATCGTAATTATAATGAAATGTTTCACCTACATTAATCTTTTCATTTTTTTCTAACACATTAAAATGATATCCTTTAAAAAAATCACGATTCTCAATTGGTAATCCGCCTAACAGATCATTCATACGTCGATAATTTTTTGAATGAGTATTTTGATAGGAAAGCGTTCCATTAAAAATTATATGATTGGATAATGGGGTTTGAAAATGAGTGCTTGCATTAAAGATTCGATCATCACTTACATCTTCTACTAAGAAATAAGCAGCTCCTAAACCTGCCACACTATTCCAATAATTGGTTTGGTATAGAAAATCCCAATTAATTTGACGGTTGATTACAGGACCTGCATATCGATCTGTATTATCCCAACTAATTTTATCATAGTCTTTGCGGTCAGTAGAGTTAAAGTAACTAGGTAAATAACGGTAATAAATTGGGGAAGGACTTGCTACAAAATTATAATTGGTTTTTGGATTAAAATGTGTAGGATCATTTAAAAATTCCAAATAACCTGTCTGGGTTAATTGATCATCTCCTCGATCTAATCGTGTATAACTGTTTTTTCCATACTGATACGAAATTGTAGTTTGGATTTTAGTATTTTCTAATGGTTTCCAATTATGAGAAAGCATCCAAATAGGCTCATATGTTTCACGAATTCTTTCCACCCGTTGTTTCCCATCTTGCCAACCCCAATAAGCATTGTAATGAATTCCTTCTAAATCGTAAACTTCTTGTGTATTAGGAGAATTCCCTGAACGACGATAAGGAGCCCCAAAAGTTGTCAAACTTAGGCTATGCTGATCGTTAAATTGTTTTTCAGCTCCTAAAAAATAAGCCCAGGCATCATAAAAAGTTCCATCGATTACACCTTCTTCAGCCCATCTTCTAGAGCCAGATGCAATAAAAGCCCAACCATTTGGTTTCACTCCCGTAGCATAAGTTGCCATTAAACGTTGGGTATAGGAATAATTGGTTAAAGCAAAAGACATTCTTCCTCCTTTTGCAAAATCAGAAGCTCGAACAGAAAAATGGGTCACACCTGCAGTTGAACCTAGTGTTTTTTCAGAAGGATTTAAACCGTATTTCAATTCATCAGGATAACGTGTTATATCATTCAGCCCACCCCAATTACGCCAAAGAGGTTTTCCATTTTGTGCTTTATTCATCATAACACCATTGATCAGAACTTTGTTTTTATCAGTATCGTATCCTCGTGGTCTAAAGAAAAATCCTCCCCACTGAAATGCTGCGGTTTGTTGAAAAATATCAGGGGAAGCTTGTAAAAAAGCTATTGAAGCATCATTTCCTCCTTCTGAATCTAACTCAAGATCTTCTAAAAGAATAACTTCTTCTAAACTATTTTCTAATCTAAAAGGTTCTAATTGAATATCTTCTTTTACATCAATGGAGTAAATAAAAATTTCATAGCCAGTAGCTGAAATTAAAATCGTGTAAAAACCTTTTTCAACTTCTGTAAAACTAAAGTAACCTTGCTTATTGCTTTTGGTAGAAAAAGAAGTTCCATTTAAAATAATTTTTGCTTGAGATATTACTTTATCATTTTTATCTACAACTTTTCCTTCTATCTTATACTGAGCAAAACTTATGGATGAAACACCCATTAAAATGATTATAACGTAGGTTTTTAAAATAGCCATTTCATTTAGTTATTAAGTATTAGATGTTTTTACTATATTTATAACACCTAAAAAATTAGTTAGACTCTAATTTACTAATAAAAATTTAAACTATGAAACGAAAACTTTTTTTAATACTATTACTATTTCAAATAATACCTTCACACGCTCAAAAATCTTATAAAATAGTAACCATTGCTTTCTATAATGTTGAGAACCTATTTGATACTATTCCTTCTGTTGGAATTATTGATGGGACAAAACATTATTTAGAAAAAGATTATCATATAAGCGTACCTCAAAATAGTATAAAGGCTTTAACCACAGAAAAAAATACAAAACCATTAACTTATAAAAATTTAGAAGGAAGAAAAGTTCGTCAAAATTTAATCTTAACTGAAGAATATACTCCTGAAGGTAAAAACAATTGGGATTACAAAAAATATCATAAAAAATTGGACCATATTTCAAAAGTCATTCATGAAATTGGTATTAAAAAAGTTAAAGAACCTCCTGTAATTGTTGGATTAGCTGAATTGGAAAATGAACATGTTTTACAAGATCTTATAAACCATCCTACTTTAAAACCTTTTTCTTATGAAATGGTACATTTCAATTCTTTTGACGCTCGCGGAATTGATGTTGGATTCATTTATCAAAAAAATAAATTTGTTCTTGAAAAAGCACATCCTTACCCTGTAATTATTTATAATGACAAAAAACATCGTGTTTATACTCGTGATATTGTAAAAGTTTCAGGATATTTGGATGGAGAAAAAATGCATTTTATTGTTAATCATTGGCCTTCAAAAAGAGGTGGTGAAAGAGCAAGTGAATACAAACGAATTCAAGCTGCAAAAACTTGTCTTTCTATCATTCAAGATATTCAAAAAAAAGAACCTCATGCTAAAATTATAGTTATGGGAGATTTTAATGATAGCCCATTACATAAAAGCATTCAAACTTTAAAAACAGTTGGAAAGAAAGATCTTCTAACACCACAATCACTTTATAATCCCATGGAAATTATTTCACAAAAAGGAAGAGGAACTGCTGCTTATCAAGATGGATGGGAAACTTTAGATCAATTTATGATTACACCTTCACTTTTAAATGATCATTACCGTTCTTATACTTTATATCAAACCCATATTTTTAAACCTCCCTACTTAATTCAACAATCAGGACAATACAAAGGTTACCCATTTAGAACGTATACTTTTGGTAAATATTTAGGAGGCTACTCCGATCATTTCCCTATATACCTCTATTTAATTAAAGAATACAAATGATGAATATTTTTTAAAAATAATAATCAGAAATTAGTAGTCTCAAATTGGAAAAAAGCATATTATTTAATAAATAAAGCTCTATTGACCTATTTCTTCTACCCGATTGACAAAATATTTTGTATCACCTAAAAAGAAAATTTTAAAATACTTTTCTTCATAATATAGTTTTACTTTTTTCCCTTTATCAACTGCTGTTTCTATGTCTTTAATTACCTGGTCATCTTTCACGGAAAAGTTCCATATAATGGATGTTTCTCCTGTTCCTTCGTCTACAAATCCTCCTGTGTTCATTTGACCTTCATTCGTTTTAAAAATAAAACCTTTTTCTGTCATTTTCATAACGGTTCCAGCACGATATCCTGAGCTATAGCTTCCGAACACAAAAAAACACCCTAAAAGGATAAAAATAACAAGCAAAAACCCTAATATACTAAATAATACTTTTTTCATCTTAGTTAATTTATAAAGTAAAATTATGAAAAATTTGTGATTATCATAATAAAAAACCTTGTCAAGGTTTTAACCATGACAAGGTACATTTTATAATCATTATCTATTTTATATTACTTAAAGCGTAAGTTATACGTAGCACCTACTCCAACACTTTGAATGTCTGATCCATCGTTAAATGTTCGTTGGTAAAATCCAAAAACATTCCAATCATGGTTATGATATCCTACATGTGGATTGATATACATACCTCCTGTTAAATCACTTACATTAGTAACAAAACTATATCCTCCATCAATACCAGCATAAATTCCTGAACTTTTTGGATAATATCGTACAAAAGCAGCTACTGGAATGGTTCCAAAATCATCTACATTATCTTTTCCAAAGTAATGATTATAACCTGTAGCAATACCCATACCTACATTTGAAGTCACCATATTTTGAGCTCTTAAATCGGCTCCTAAACGAAAACTGGAATCATCGCTAATATCTCCAACTGGAAAACCAGCAGTTAGTCCTGCTTTAAACCATGAATTTTTTTTGTTGATATTAATATTCTCAACCTTCTGTGCAGAAAGACTTCCTATTGTGAAAGTCATAACGGCTAATAAAACTAATTTTTTCATAATTAATTGTTTTTACATGGGTATTCTATTCAAATGATGTGCCAAGAACTTTTAAAAAGGGTTAATTTGTCCTTCTTGTATTTTTAAACAACTGTAAATAAAGCGATTAATTGGAACTGAAAAATTTGATTTTGAAGCTAATCGAACGACTTCTCCTGTTAAAAAGTCAATTTCAGAAGGTTTTTTATCATAAAAATCACGTTGCATAGAGGAAGTCGCTTCGTAAGGAAAACCATCAATCATTTTCATTGTTTTTTCTACTAAATTTTCAGGTAAATTCACTTTATTGATAACTCCAAGATCTGTTATTTCTTGTAATAAGTTAATTAACAACTCGCGTGTTTCTTTATTCTCTCGAATTTCACCATATGTGGCTCTAGCAATAGTAGTTAATCCTCCCGAACAAATAAATATAAATTTCTGCCATTTGTCAGAAAGAATATCTTCAGAACGTTTGTACGTAATTTCGGAAGCTTTTATCACAGTTTCTAAACGATCTAAAAATGAGATGTTTTGATGAAAAGAATTTCCAAAAACCATGGTAGGTTCATATCCAAAATGATTAATAATACCATAATCTTCTATTTTACTAAAAATTTTAACCAAACCGTGTACTATATTTTTTTCAGCACTATATTCTGATAATTGATTTTCAGCTGTAATACCATTTAATAAAGGAATTATAATGGTTTCATCATGAATTACAGAAGATAATTGTTTAGCAATTTCTTCCACTTGATTCGATTTTGTACAAACAAAAACAATATCTACTTCTTCTACTTCTGAAATGGTCTGCACAACTTTTACTTTTGGAAGAAGAAAAGAACCGTTTATACTTTTCACATAAAGTCCTTTTTCTTTAATTGCCTCAAAATGTTTTCCCCTTGCAACAAAGGTTACATCAAAATTGGCTTGAGCCATTTTACCTCCAAAATAACCTCCCACACCTCCTGTGCCTATAATTAAAATTCGTTCCATAAGCCCTAAATATAATAAAAAACTACCTCAAAATACATTTGAGATAGTCTTCTAATATTTATATAAAAGTAGCTTTCTAATTTTTTAAATTATTTAGACTACAAATATAATTGCCATTTATCTAAAAAGAAATACCATATTTATGGTATTTTAATAACGAATTATAAATAATCCTTTATTAACATAACCTCCTTTTTCTACTTTTTCTAATTGAATTTTATTAAATAATCCTTCTTGAATTGTCTTTGGATTTTTAAACTCATTATTTAAAATCATATAATAAGTCCAATCAAATCCTGCAGAAGAATATTTATCTGGAAAAGCTTCATTTTCTCTTTTATAATCGTACTTCGTTTTATATACGTTATATTTATTATCATTAAAATAATTTGGAATTACAGCTAATAACCCTAAATCGGTTAGCATACTATTCCCTAAAAAGGCATTATTCAACCCTTTCCCTTTAACATAAGAAGCATTATAACCTACAGCAAAAGTCTTAATATTTCGATCTTGAACTCTAGCTTCGTACATTTTTTCTAATGCAGCTTTTGCTATTGATGCATTCATTGTATTTAATACAATAGAAGATTTTTCAGGCATTTTAGCAAAATCATATTCTTTTATTGAAGTAATTTGCTCAATATAAGAATTGGTAAATTGTTTTCCTAAATCAGTACGAAGACTAGGATTATCATTTCCAATTACAAAAATACTATCAAATTGATTTCGAACTCTTATTTTATTACTTAAGCCTTCTACTAAAGCTTCTTGCGTTAAGTTTGCTTTAATTAAGTTTTCACGATTGGCTACATTAACACTTCGTGAGAAAGGAGAAATCACCTTAATTTTTTTACTTTTCACATGATCTGCCATCCAGTGAACATTATCGGATCGTAAAGGCCCGATAATTAAATCTACTTCATCAAAATTAATTTTTTTAGCAATGGCTTGCGTTTCACTTAAAGCTCCCTTATTATCAAATGTTTTTGCTTTAATTTTCTTTCCTTTATTTGCTAATGAATCAAGTGCAAATAATGATCCCATATAAAATTCAGTTGTCATAAAGCTACGCTTTTTAGAGAGCTCATAATCTTCTGAATTAAATGGTAAAATATAAATTACATTTAAATAATCTTTTGTTTTTATAACTTCCTCTGGATCTTCTTCAATGGATTTAACAGGTATTTTTAGTTTCATTCCTGCTTTTAAACCATTTTTCAAATCAGGATTGTGTTTTAATAAGTCATCTAACGAAATATTGTATTTACGAATGATACTAAAAATAGTTTCTCCTTTTTTTACTTTGTGTATTGTAAAACCATCTTCTACAGCTGGGAAATATATTTTTTGACCTATTTTTAAACCATTTACTAACACAGGGTTATATGTTTTCAAGGTAGCCTCATCTGTATTAAATCGTTTTGCAAGAGAATAAAACGTATCGCCTTTTACAACGGTATAATAATTTTTTGTACTAACAACTGAAGTTGAAGATTGGCTCTCAGGAATTACATCCTTTGTTTCATTTGTTTTCTCTACATTTAAAATTTGATCAACTTTCAAATTTTCTGCAGTCAAACCATCATTAAGACGTATCAATTCATCTGTTGAAATTCCTAACTTCTTACTAATGGCGTATAAAGTATCACCTTTTTGAACACGGTATTGATTTGAAGTTGCTTTTGGAGCTTCAGGGGATTTTGTATATACTATTTTCCCTTCTTTAGAAGCTTTTCCTTCTGATGAAACCATAATTTCGGCTCCTTCTTTTAATCCACTTTGTTCTAAGCCTGGATTCATTTCATAGAGTGTGTCTATTGAAACCTTATGTATTTTTGATATATTATATAAGGTATCTCCAGATTTTACTTTATATACTTGCTGTGCATAAAGTAAATGGGTCAACATCAGTAAACTAAAAATCAATAAAGATTTTTTCATAATCAGATTCATGTAATTTTCGATGCAAATATAACACATTAAATCGATTTAAAAAGTTAGGATAACAAACTCATCCTCAAATGGATTCAAATGAGTTTTCACCTCCTTTATAAAAGTAATATCTGTATCTATAATAATCTCAGAAAAGTTCACAACACGCTCTTGAATTTTCCCTTTAGGATGAATTTTAAAGTATAAATTTTCTATACTTTCTTTTTGTTCTTCAAATTTTCTTTTCTCTGCTTTAAGTAACCTCTTCTCTAGTATTCTAATTGACTTACTAACCTTTGCCTCATGTGCTTCAACCGCACTTAAAAAACTTTTGTCTGTTTCTTTTGCAATTGTTTTTAATTGAGAAAACTCATCTTCAAAAACCTTAAAATAGCGCTCAAAGCTCAAATCAATTTCTGTATTTTTTCGAACTAAATCTTCAAATAATAGAGCAGGACTTGAGAAAATATCTTGTAGTGTTAAATTTTTCTTAATTATTTTTTCACGTACTGATTTTCCCAAAACTAAAACAGAATTACGTAATTTCAATATAGGAAAAGGAATCTTTTGAGAATTAAAAAAAGATTTCAATTCTAACCAATATGCTATTTCACCTCCTCCACCAATATAGGCTACATTGGGAAGAATAACTTCTTGATACAAAGGTCTTAACAAAACATTTGGACTAAAATTTTGAGGATTCTGATCTAATTCTGTTAACAATTCCTCTTTTGAAAATCGTAATGATGTATTGTTTATTATAAATTCATTGTCTTCAAAAATAATACGTTCTCTTCCTCCTTTAAATAAATAGAACAAGTTAATTTCACGAGGATTTACTTGTATTTTATACCCCAACGCTCTTAAATCATCAATTGACTTAGAAACTTTATTAAAGGCGGTTTGTTGAACCAATTCTTCTTGAACGTATGGTTTGAATAAAGTTTTTAATTTTGGATCATCACCATCAATAATAATTAAACCATATTCTTCAAACAACTCATTTACTAAAATACGTGTAGCATATGCTAAAGAATTGGTTTCCAAATAGGTTTCTCTAAACAAACTCAACAAATAGGTTTTCTTTTTACTATTGGGAAGTATAATTTCAAGTGTTTTAAAAACCTCATTCATTCCTTTTAAATCAAAACGTCCAACAGCTCCTGTTTGATCAGAATTCCAACGAATCACTTTTTCTTTATAATTAAAATGATTGATTTCTTCAAAATCATGATCCTCAGTTGCCATCCAATAAACAGGCACAAATTTTTTGTCAGATGAAAATCGATTCATTTCCTCAGCCAAATTAATCACACATACTATTTTATAAATAAAATATAATGGTCCTGTAAATAAGTTTAATTGATGTCCTGTTGTAATAGTAAACGTATTTTCCTCCTTTAAAGCATGAAGATTCTTTGAAACATTTTGATGAATTTTAAACCCTTCATATTGTTTTACCAAACATTCATACAAAACAGTTCTATTTTGATACGATTGACTCTTTAATTCGGCTTGTTTTAAAAAATTTTCACGAGTAGGGTATTGTCCATAAAAAGACTTTAAAGCTTCTTCTTGAGCTATATAATCTAACATCAACTTTGAAAAAGCTTGTGTTTCTTTAAATGATACTGTTTCCTTTGTCATAAAACAAATGTAAGGAAGAATTTAGAATTGAAGAAGAGTTGCCTTTTAAAGTAGAAGTATTCCGTATATCTGTAGAGGTATTTTACAAATCATTCTAAAAATATATACTGGAAAAATTCAAATGATCACTCCATCTTTCATAACCAATTTGCGATCCGTTAAGTCTGCTAACTTTTCATTATGTGTAACAATAACAAAGGTTTGTTTAAACTGATCCCGTAAATCAAAAAATAACTGATGTAAATCATCTGCATTTTTAGAATCTAAATTTCCTGAAGGTTCATCAGCAAAAATTACTTTGGGTTTATTAATTAGAGCTCTTGCGATAGCTACACGTTGTTGTTCTCCACCAGAAAGTTCTGTAGGTTTATGTAATTTTCGATGGGAAACACCCAAATAGTCTAATAATTCTAAAGCATCCTTCTCTAATTGTCTTTTACTTTTCCCAGCAATCATACCTGGTAAACATACATTCTCTAACGCATTAAATTCAGGTAATAATTGATGAAATTGAAAAATAAAACCAATATTTTCATTACGAAATTTAGCTAATTTCTTCTCTGACAAATTTGTAACCTCTGTTTGATCAATTATAATAGATTCTTGAAAATCCTTTGAAGGGCGATCCAATGTCCCTAAGATTTGTAAAAGCGTTGTTTTCCCTGCACCAGAACTTCCTACAATGGATACTACTTCACTTTTTTTTATTTCCAAATCTACACCTTTCAAAACATGAAGATCATTAAAATACTTATGAATATTTTTAGCTAAAATCATTATATTTATTTCTATAAAAATGCAAGATACTTAATAGTCATTA from Flavobacteriaceae bacterium UJ101 encodes:
- the lytF gene encoding peptidoglycan endopeptidase LytF (KEGG: bao:BAMF_1033 peptidoglycan endopeptidase LytF; Acting on peptide bonds (peptidases)) — protein: MCYICIENYMNLIMKKSLLIFSLLMLTHLLYAQQVYKVKSGDTLYNISKIHKVSIDTLYEMNPGLEQSGLKEGAEIMVSSEGKASKEGKIVYTKSPEAPKATSNQYRVQKGDTLYAISKKLGISTDELIRLNDGLTAENLKVDQILNVEKTNETKDVIPESQSSTSVVSTKNYYTVVKGDTFYSLAKRFNTDEATLKTYNPVLVNGLKIGQKIYFPAVEDGFTIHKVKKGETIFSIIRKYNISLDDLLKHNPDLKNGLKAGMKLKIPVKSIEEDPEEVIKTKDYLNVIYILPFNSEDYELSKKRSFMTTEFYMGSLFALDSLANKGKKIKAKTFDNKGALSETQAIAKKINFDEVDLIIGPLRSDNVHWMADHVKSKKIKVISPFSRSVNVANRENLIKANLTQEALVEGLSNKIRVRNQFDSIFVIGNDNPSLRTDLGKQFTNSYIEQITSIKEYDFAKMPEKSSIVLNTMNASIAKAALEKMYEARVQDRNIKTFAVGYNASYVKGKGLNNAFLGNSMLTDLGLLAVIPNYFNDNKYNVYKTKYDYKRENEAFPDKYSSAGFDWTYYMILNNEFKNPKTIQEGLFNKIQLEKVEKGGYVNKGLFIIRY
- the ABC.PA.A gene encoding polar-amino-acid-transporting ATPase (Part of the ABC transporter complex SsuABC involved in aliphatic sulfonates import. Responsible for energy coupling to the transport system; Belongs to the ABC transporter superfamily. Aliphatic sulfonates importer (TC 3.A.1.17.2) family; Contains 1 ABC transporter domain.; KEGG: rah:Rahaq_3215 polar amino acid transport system ATP-binding protein) — translated: MILAKNIHKYFNDLHVLKGVDLEIKKSEVVSIVGSSGAGKTTLLQILGTLDRPSKDFQESIIIDQTEVTNLSEKKLAKFRNENIGFIFQFHQLLPEFNALENVCLPGMIAGKSKRQLEKDALELLDYLGVSHRKLHKPTELSGGEQQRVAIARALINKPKVIFADEPSGNLDSKNADDLHQLFFDLRDQFKQTFVIVTHNEKLADLTDRKLVMKDGVII
- a CDS encoding putative cysteine ligase BshC (Belongs to the BshC family.); translated protein: MTKETVSFKETQAFSKLMLDYIAQEEALKSFYGQYPTRENFLKQAELKSQSYQNRTVLYECLVKQYEGFKIHQNVSKNLHALKEENTFTITTGHQLNLFTGPLYFIYKIVCVINLAEEMNRFSSDKKFVPVYWMATEDHDFEEINHFNYKEKVIRWNSDQTGAVGRFDLKGMNEVFKTLEIILPNSKKKTYLLSLFRETYLETNSLAYATRILVNELFEEYGLIIIDGDDPKLKTLFKPYVQEELVQQTAFNKVSKSIDDLRALGYKIQVNPREINLFYLFKGGRERIIFEDNEFIINNTSLRFSKEELLTELDQNPQNFSPNVLLRPLYQEVILPNVAYIGGGGEIAYWLELKSFFNSQKIPFPILKLRNSVLVLGKSVREKIIKKNLTLQDIFSSPALLFEDLVRKNTEIDLSFERYFKVFEDEFSQLKTIAKETDKSFLSAVEAHEAKVSKSIRILEKRLLKAEKRKFEEQKESIENLYFKIHPKGKIQERVVNFSEIIIDTDITFIKEVKTHLNPFEDEFVILTF
- the panE|apbA gene encoding 2-dehydropantoate 2-reductase (Belongs to the ketopantoate reductase family.; KEGG: apac:S7S_06885 2-dehydropantoate 2-reductase), which produces MERILIIGTGGVGGYFGGKMAQANFDVTFVARGKHFEAIKEKGLYVKSINGSFLLPKVKVVQTISEVEEVDIVFVCTKSNQVEEIAKQLSSVIHDETIIIPLLNGITAENQLSEYSAEKNIVHGLVKIFSKIEDYGIINHFGYEPTMVFGNSFHQNISFLDRLETVIKASEITYKRSEDILSDKWQKFIFICSGGLTTIARATYGEIRENKETRELLINLLQEITDLGVINKVNLPENLVEKTMKMIDGFPYEATSSMQRDFYDKKPSEIDFLTGEVVRLASKSNFSVPINRFIYSCLKIQEGQINPF